TGTTTTTAGATAGCCACACTCATTAATGTTCATTACATGGACAAGGCGACTTTTTTGAGTAACAATGCCAAGATTGTTGACAATGATGAGAAAGTGATGGCATGTGTGACAACTCTTTAGTCTTGATGAGTTGTGGAAAGAGTAAAGAGTTTTGAATTGGATGGACCTGTCTGCAAGTTCTAGTTATGATGAAGTTCAAGCAAAAATTTGTAATATTTCCTATTTGTTCATATGTGACTGCATTTGAGTGTCAACACATTGACCATGGTGTTGCGTAGTTCAAACAAAACGATGCCTTTTGTTGCATTTCGGAAAAAGGGTCAGATTTGGTTAAACATTTCGAACAGGTTCAATTTGTGCTACAGTTTCCCAAAAAGGTCAAATTTCTGATTTTGGCCTGGCGTGGCGAACTTCATATTGTGATTGAGCATGGTTATTATCCCGTTATGCATGCGGTTTTGGGTAGTGTTCTCCTAGTGCATTCAACTTAACTATGTTGAGGTATGCTTTGAATTGTTGGTTGGAGTAGGCTATTGGATAACTCACAGAGAGATGGTAGCCCTGGTGCTAATTAATTGAATTTTGGTTGCATTCTTAATTTTCTTCTCTCTTACGGTCATAGGTGCTATTTAACTAGTTGCTTATGGCATCTTGTGTTTGAATTTATGTTATATTTAGTTAATGTTTTTCTAAAGCACAATTAATTTCCTCCGGTTGACAGAGATTTAGCAGAAAATGCATAAAATAGAAGACACAAGAATACAATTTTCTTTCTCGAACGAACTGAAAAGAGTTTCACATGATCGTCTCTTATGCTAAGCGACACACACAATCCATGAGAGATACTTGAAGATCGACATAAGCAAGCACCCTGCTGATAGTCTGATACTACAGAGATACTTGTATTATACCTCACTACTGCTACCTCTCCGACTGGCACTGGTTACTGATAGAGAGTACAACAATATGGAAGTACAACCAGAAATTCTCCCTTACTGATAGTCTCATACTACAGCACAAAGTAAAAGGCGCCTAATATATTTTGCCTGAGACGAAAAGAGGAGCTCCTTCTCCAATCTCCACTGAGCACTGGACATGCAACCATCCACCACGCTGAGCACCGTACGTGAAGGTCCACCTACTACTAGAGCTGAGAAGTAACGAGGCAAAGGTCAAGGTCAGCACTTCACATTGCGTTCTGAAATCAGCAAGAACACGGAACAGGGTGGGGCAAACTCAACGTTAGTTACCTCGGATCGAGACTCCCGCGCATCTCGTATCCCCTCCAGGGTCGTGATAAGGTACTTCATGGCGAAACCGAGGCTGGAATTCAATCGCAAGCAGCAACCTTAgctagaatttttttttaaaacaaaGCGAAATCACacgggtagagagagagagagagagagagagagacgtacgGCTCGTCATCGTCACAGTCGAGGTTGAAGCGGCGGTCGCCGCCCCCGTGCTCGTCAACGTAGTGCGCTGAGATCGTGGTCTTCTCCCCCGGCGGCGAGCCCGCGGCCGGGTATTGGACGGTCATGGTCACAATCTTCCCGACTTTATTCCCTCCGGACAGATCAGCAGCCACAAGGCCCGTGAGGAGCAGCATGGAGAAGACGGAGAGGAGGGTCAGGTGGTGGGGGCGAGCCATCTCTCTTGTCTCTTGGCAGACTGGCTAGGGACTGAGGAGGAGCGAGCGAGCTTGCACAGAAGAACCTTGCTACTTGGCCAGCCAAGCAAGCGAGAGAAGCATGTATATATGGACAGGTAAGAGC
The genomic region above belongs to Triticum dicoccoides isolate Atlit2015 ecotype Zavitan unplaced genomic scaffold, WEW_v2.0 scaffold154016, whole genome shotgun sequence and contains:
- the LOC119344103 gene encoding uncharacterized protein LOC119344103, whose translation is MARPHHLTLLSVFSMLLLTGLVAADLSGGNKVGKIVTMTVQYPAAGSPPGEKTTISAHYVDEHGGGDRRFNLDCDDDEPLGFAMKYLITTLEGIRDARESRSEL